Proteins found in one Acipenser ruthenus chromosome 18, fAciRut3.2 maternal haplotype, whole genome shotgun sequence genomic segment:
- the LOC117423490 gene encoding ATP synthase subunit epsilon, mitochondrial-like gives MVSYWRQAGLSYIRYSAICAQAVRSALKPQYKAAAEKAAGFSVKVLPPKAAA, from the exons ATGGTGTCCTACTGGAGGCAGGCTGGTCTCAG ctataTCCGCTACTCTGCGATCTGTGCCCAGGCCGTGCGGTCCGCACTGAAGCCACAGTACAAAGCGGCTGCAGAGAAGGCTGCTGGATTCAGTGTGAAAGTCCTTCCGCCAAAGGCAGCAGCAT ga
- the LOC117423483 gene encoding tubulin beta-6 chain produces the protein MREIVHLQIGQCGNQIGSKFWEVISDEHGINTSGGYEGDSHLQLERLNVYFTEAHAGKYVPRAVLVDLEPGTMDSIRSSRIGQLFKPDNFIHGNSGAGNNWAKGHYTEGAELVENVMDIVRNECESCDCLQGFQFVHSLGGGTGSGMGTLVINKIREEYPDRIMNTFSVMPSPKVSDTVVEPYNAVLSIHQLIESVDETFCIDNEALYDICFRTLKLATPTYGDLNHLVSMTMSGVTTSLRFPGQLNADLRKLAVNMVPFPRLHFFMPGFAPLTARGSQQYRSLTVPELTQQMFDPRNMMTACDPRHGRYLTVAAVFRGPMSTKEVDEQMLAIQQKNSSSFVEWIPHNVKVVVCDIPPRGLKMASTFIGNSTAIQEVFRRISEQFSAMFRRKAFLHWYTGEGMDEMEFSEAECNTNDLVSEYQQYQDTTADIEEEEVEEEDAGEAEAETQ, from the exons ATGCGCGAGATCGTTCACCTGCAGATCGGCCAGTGTGGGAATCAGATCGGATCAAAG TTCTGGGAGGTGATCAGCGATGAGCATGGCATCAACACCtcgggagggtatgaaggagacAGTCACTTACAGCTGGAGAGACTCAATGTCTACTTCACCGAAGCACACG CTGGGAAGTATGTTCCCCGTGCTGTCCTGGTGGATCTGGAACCAGGGACCATGGACAGCATTCGGAGCAGCAGAATAGGACAGCTCTTCAAACCGGACAACTTCATCCACG GTAACTCTGGAGCCGGTAACAACTGGGCTAAGGGTCACTACACTGAAGGGGCGGAGCTGGTGGAGAACGTGATGGACATTGTGCGGAACGAGTGTGAGAGCTGCGACTGTCTGCAGGGCTTCCAGTTCGTCCACTCCCTGGGTGGTGGTACCGGCTCAGGCATGGGCACCCTGGTCATCAACAAGATCCGCGAGGAGTACCCGGACCGGATCATGAACACCTTCAGCGTGATGCCGTCCCCCAAAGTGTCTGACACGGTCGTGGAGCCCTACAATGCCGTCCTGTCCATCCACCAGCTGATCGAGAGCGTGGACGAGACCTTCTGCATCGACAACGAGGCGCTCTACGACATCTGCTTCCGCACGCTCAAGCTCGCCACGCCCACCTACGGGGACCTCAACCACCTGGTCTCCATGACGATGAGCGGCGTCACCACCTCCCTGCGCTTCCCGGGCCAGCTCAACGCTGACCTCCGCAAGCTGGCGGTCAACATGGTGCCCTTCCCCAGGCTGCACTTCTTCATGCCAGGGTTCGCACCGCTGACGGCGCGCGGGAGCCAGCAGTACCGCTCCCTCACGGTGCCCGAGCTCACCCAGCAGATGTTCGACCCCCGGAACATGATGACGGCCTGCGACCCGCGCCACGGACGCTACCTGACCGTGGCGGCGGTCTTCCGCGGCCCCATGTCCACCAAGGAGGTAGACGAGCAGATGCTGGCCATCCAGCAGAAGAACAGCAGCTCCTTCGTGGAGTGGATCCCACACAACGTCAAGGTGGTCGTGTGCGACATCCCGCCCCGCGGCCTCAAGATGGCGTCCACCTTCATCGGCAACAGCACGGCCATCCAGGAGGTGTTCCGCAGGATCTCGGAGCAGTTCTCAGCCATGTTCCGGAGGAAGGCCTTCCTGCACTGGTACACGGGAGAGGGCATGGATGAGATGGAGTTCTCTGAAGCTGAGTGCAACACCAACGACCTGGTGTCCGAGTACCAGCAGTATCAGGACACCACGGCAGATatcgaggaggaggaggtggaggaagaGGACGCgggagaggcagaggcagagaccCAATAG